One genomic region from Nymphaea colorata isolate Beijing-Zhang1983 chromosome 10, ASM883128v2, whole genome shotgun sequence encodes:
- the LOC116263020 gene encoding methionine gamma-lyase, whose protein sequence is MAAEATAASVLPLVGKKRYSEDDAGSYDDDEGFSMKKGGRKWTGVSDPVQALASVRHEFGEHGGVNMSIEASATFTVMEPETMRRMFAGELGPDRDFFIYSRHFNPTVLNLGRQMAALEGTEAAYCTASGMSAISSVLLQLCASGDHVVAPTCLYGGTHALLTHFLPRAANITATFVDPHDHQAVTDAIRPNTKVLYLEAMSNPTLSVPDIPALSAIAHGRGLTVVVDNTFAPMVLSPARLGADVVVHSISKYISGGADVIAGAVCGPARLINSMMDLHQGALMLLGPTMNAKVAFEISERLPHLGLRMKEHCRRALVYAQRMKALGLKVVYTGLEDHPQHKLLRSMANQSYGYGGMLCVDMGTEERANRLMYHLQNHSQFGLMAVSLGYYETLMSCSGSSTSSEMSAEEKQLAGISPGLIRMSIGYSGSLEQRWTQFEAALARMPAGDALSPKTSLH, encoded by the exons ATGGCTGCCGAGGCCACGGCCGCCAGTGTTCTGCCTCTCGTGGGGAAGAAGCGTTACAGCGAAGACGATGCGGGGTCTTATGACGACGATGAAGGGTTCTCAATGAAGAAGGGTGGGAGGAAATGGACGGGCGTGTCGGACCCTGTGCAGGCGCTGGCCAGCGTTCGGCACGAGTTCGGCGAGCACGGAGGCGTCAACATGTCCATCGAGGCGTCCGCCACGTTCACGGTCATGGAGCCGGAGACGATGCGGAGGATGTTCGCCGGCGAGCTCGGTCCTGACCGGGATTTCTTCATATACAGCCGGCACTTCAACCCCACGGTGCTGAACCTCGGCCGGCAGATGGCCGCGCTGGAGGGCACCGAGGCGGCCTACTGCACCGCCAGCGGCATGTCCGCCATCTCCTCCGTGCTGCTGCAGCTCTGCGCCAGCGGCGACCATGTCGTCGCCCCGACGTGCCTCTACGGCGGCACCCACGCTCTGCTCACCCATTTTCTCCCCCGGGCGGCCAACATCACGGCCACGTTCGTCGACCCCCATGACCACCAGGCCGTGACCGACGCCATTAGGCCGAACACCAAGGTGCTGTACCTCGAGGCTATGTCGAACCCGACGCTCTCGGTGCCGGACATCCCGGCTCTGTCGGCGATTGCACACGGCCGCGGGCTCACCGTCGTCGTCGACAACACCTTTGCGCCGATGGTGCTGTCGCCGGCGAGGTTGGGGGCTGACGTCGTGGTGCACAGCATCTCTAAGTACATCAGCGGCGGAGCGGATGTGATCGCCGGAGCCGTCTGCGGGCCGGCTCGACTCATCAACTCCATGATGGACCTCCACCAGGGGGCGCTCATGCTTCTCGGCCCAACCATGAACGCGAAGGTGGCGTTCGAGATCTCGGAGCGGCTGCCCCACCTTGGCCTGAGGATGAAGGAACACTGCCGGAGGGCACTCGTCTACGCTCAGAGAATGAAGGCACTCGGACTCAAGGTCGTCTACACGGGCCTCGAAGACCACCCACAGCACAAGCTCCTAAG ATCCATGGCGAACCAAAGCTACGGGTATGGAGGAATGCTGTGCGTGGACATGGGGACGGAGGAGAGGGCTAACCGGCTGATGTACCACCTTCAGAACCACTCGCAGTTCGGCCTGATGGCGGTGAGCCTCGGCTACTACGAGACGCTCATGTCCTGCTCCGGGAGCAGCACCAGCAGCGAGATGAGCGCGGAGGAGAAGCAGCTCGCCGGAATCTCCCCCGGCCTCATCAGAATGTCCATCGGCTACAGCGGCTCCCTCGAGCAGAGATGGACTCAGTTCGAGGCTGCCCTTGCGAGGATGCCCGCGGGGGACGCCCTCTCTCCCAAAACCTCCCTGCACTAA